A single window of Bradyrhizobium daqingense DNA harbors:
- the secA gene encoding preprotein translocase subunit SecA — protein sequence MIGALARKFFGSANDRRVKGYQSRVNAINALEPEVSKLSDEALKARTAEFKQQLAGGKTLDDLLVPAFATVREAAKRTLGQRHFDVQLIGGMVLHEGDIAEMKTGEGKTLVATLAVYLNALAGKGVHVVTVNDYLARRDSSWMGQIYGFLGMTTGVIVHGLDDAERKAAYACDITYGTNNEYGFDYLRDNMKYRLEDMVQRPHFFAIVDEVDSILIDEARTPLIISGPLDDRSDFYNTIDGFLPKLDKTDYEVDEKQRTVTLTEGGMEKIETLLRDAGQLKGESLYDVENVSVVHHINQALRAHTLFTRDKDYIVRDNEVVIIDEFTGRMMPGRRYSEGLHQALEAKEHVQVQPENQTLASITFQNYFRMYEKLAGMTGTAATEADELFDIYKLEVVEIPTNLSIARLDEDDEVYRTQQEKYAAILAEIERANSRLQPVLVGTASIEKSEVLAEFLKKNGYKQIDFGKEHALDKLYAAARAGKPAKLFAVLNARFHEQEAYIVAEAGVPGAITIATNMAGRGTDIKLGGSLEMRIQQETAGIEDEAEKAKKIEQIKADIAHFRDIVLKAEETVEVEPAKGSKPAKTVKKPGGLYIIGSERHESRRIDNQLRGRSGRQGDPGRSKFFLSLEDDLMRIFGSDRLDSMLQRLGLQEGEAIIHPWINKALEKAQQKVEARNFDIRKNLLKFDNVQNDQRKVIFDQRVDLMKDESVAETVTDMRHAFIDDLVAKHVPEHAYAEQWDVAGLKDELKRVLDLDLPVDEWAKEEGIADEELLSRIETRADEHMAAKVAQWGPDVMRYVEKTILLQTLDHLWREHLIMLDHLRQVIGLRGYGQRDPLQEYKTEAFNLFQEMSAHLREAVTAQLMRVEIVPPEQEAPVLPPMEAHKFDPNTGEDEMALASVTLGAQATDASLRDPKNPASWGKIGRNEDCPCGSGKKYKHCHGRYA from the coding sequence ATGATCGGCGCGCTCGCCCGCAAGTTTTTCGGCTCCGCCAACGACCGGCGGGTGAAGGGATATCAGTCCCGCGTCAACGCGATCAACGCGCTGGAGCCCGAGGTCTCGAAACTCTCCGACGAGGCGCTCAAGGCCCGCACCGCGGAATTCAAGCAGCAGCTCGCGGGCGGCAAGACCCTCGACGACCTGCTGGTCCCCGCCTTCGCCACGGTGCGCGAGGCCGCCAAGCGCACGCTCGGCCAGCGCCATTTCGACGTCCAGCTGATCGGCGGCATGGTGCTGCACGAGGGCGACATCGCCGAGATGAAGACCGGCGAAGGCAAGACGCTGGTGGCAACCCTCGCGGTCTACCTCAACGCGCTCGCCGGCAAGGGCGTCCACGTCGTCACGGTCAACGACTATCTCGCCCGCCGCGACTCCAGCTGGATGGGCCAGATCTACGGCTTCCTCGGCATGACCACCGGCGTGATCGTGCACGGCCTCGACGACGCCGAGCGCAAGGCGGCCTATGCCTGCGACATCACCTACGGCACCAACAACGAATACGGCTTCGACTATCTTCGCGACAACATGAAGTACCGGCTCGAGGATATGGTCCAGCGGCCGCATTTCTTCGCCATCGTCGACGAGGTCGACTCCATCCTGATCGACGAAGCGCGCACGCCGCTGATCATCTCCGGCCCGCTCGACGACCGCTCCGACTTCTACAACACCATCGATGGCTTCCTGCCCAAGCTCGACAAGACCGATTACGAGGTCGACGAGAAGCAGCGCACGGTGACGTTGACCGAAGGCGGCATGGAGAAGATCGAGACCCTGCTGCGCGATGCCGGCCAGCTTAAGGGCGAGTCGCTCTACGACGTCGAGAACGTCTCCGTCGTGCACCACATCAACCAGGCGCTGCGCGCCCACACGCTGTTCACCCGGGACAAGGACTATATCGTCCGCGACAACGAGGTCGTCATCATCGACGAGTTCACCGGGCGCATGATGCCGGGCCGCCGCTATTCGGAAGGCCTGCATCAGGCGCTGGAAGCCAAGGAGCACGTCCAGGTCCAGCCCGAGAACCAGACGCTGGCCTCGATCACCTTCCAGAACTACTTCCGCATGTACGAGAAGCTGGCGGGCATGACCGGCACCGCCGCGACCGAAGCGGACGAGCTGTTCGACATCTACAAGCTCGAGGTCGTGGAGATCCCGACCAATCTGTCGATCGCGCGCCTCGACGAGGACGACGAGGTCTACCGCACCCAGCAGGAGAAATACGCCGCCATCCTCGCCGAGATCGAGCGCGCCAACTCGCGGCTGCAGCCGGTCCTGGTCGGCACCGCCTCGATCGAGAAGTCGGAAGTGCTCGCCGAATTCCTCAAGAAGAACGGCTACAAGCAGATCGACTTCGGCAAGGAGCACGCGCTCGACAAGCTCTATGCCGCGGCCCGCGCCGGCAAGCCGGCCAAGCTGTTCGCGGTGCTGAATGCGCGCTTCCACGAGCAGGAAGCCTATATCGTCGCCGAAGCGGGCGTGCCCGGCGCGATCACGATCGCGACCAACATGGCCGGCCGCGGCACCGACATCAAGCTCGGCGGCTCGCTGGAGATGCGGATCCAGCAGGAGACCGCGGGCATCGAGGACGAGGCCGAGAAGGCCAAGAAGATCGAGCAGATCAAGGCCGACATCGCCCATTTCCGCGACATCGTGCTGAAGGCCGAGGAGACAGTCGAGGTCGAGCCGGCAAAGGGGAGCAAGCCCGCCAAGACCGTGAAGAAGCCCGGCGGTCTCTACATCATCGGCTCCGAGCGGCATGAATCCCGCCGCATCGACAACCAGCTCCGCGGCCGTTCCGGCCGTCAGGGCGACCCCGGCCGCTCGAAGTTCTTCCTGTCGCTCGAAGACGATCTGATGCGCATCTTCGGCTCGGACCGTCTCGACAGCATGCTCCAGCGTCTCGGCCTGCAAGAGGGCGAGGCCATCATCCATCCCTGGATCAACAAGGCGCTCGAGAAGGCGCAGCAGAAGGTCGAGGCGCGCAACTTCGACATCCGCAAGAACCTGCTCAAGTTCGACAACGTCCAGAACGACCAGCGCAAGGTGATCTTCGACCAGCGCGTCGACCTGATGAAGGACGAGAGCGTCGCCGAAACCGTCACCGACATGCGCCACGCCTTCATCGACGATCTCGTCGCCAAGCACGTGCCCGAGCACGCCTATGCCGAGCAGTGGGACGTCGCCGGCCTGAAGGACGAACTGAAGCGCGTGCTCGATCTCGACCTGCCGGTCGACGAATGGGCCAAGGAAGAGGGCATCGCCGACGAGGAGTTGCTCTCGCGCATCGAGACCAGGGCCGACGAGCACATGGCGGCCAAGGTGGCGCAATGGGGTCCCGACGTGATGCGTTACGTCGAGAAGACCATCCTGCTGCAGACCCTCGACCACCTCTGGCGCGAGCACCTGATCATGCTCGATCATCTGCGCCAGGTCATCGGCCTGCGTGGCTACGGCCAGCGCGATCCGTTGCAGGAGTACAAGACCGAAGCCTTCAATCTCTTCCAGGAGATGAGCGCGCATCTGCGCGAGGCCGTCACGGCGCAGCTGATGCGCGTCGAGATCGTCCCGCCGGAGCAGGAAGCGCCCGTGCTGCCGCCGATGGAGGCGCACAAGTTCGACCCGAACACCGGCGAGGACGAAATGGCGCTCGCCAGCGTCACCCTCGGCGCCCAGGCCACGGATGCCTCGCTACGCGATCCCAAGAACCCCGCCAGCTGGGGCAAGATCGGCCGCAACGAGGACTGCCCGTGCGGCTCGGGCAAGAAGTACAAGCACTGCCACGGGCGGTATGCGTAG
- a CDS encoding MarR family winged helix-turn-helix transcriptional regulator, whose protein sequence is MAKPSKENTPITEHLAYLLAQANREINRQLELRLSKEGVPVEQWRILKVLSDGNGHSMGELADAVLLNHPTLTKMIDRMVSDTLVYRVQDPNDRRKVLMFISDRGKVLCKRLNSLAVDQEEHILESYGDKPTSELKRLLESLIDSSN, encoded by the coding sequence GTGGCAAAACCCTCGAAAGAAAACACCCCCATCACCGAACACCTCGCCTACCTGCTGGCGCAAGCCAACCGGGAAATCAACCGGCAGCTCGAACTGCGGTTGAGCAAGGAGGGCGTGCCAGTCGAGCAATGGCGCATCCTGAAAGTGCTGTCGGACGGCAACGGCCATTCGATGGGCGAGCTGGCGGACGCCGTGCTGCTCAACCATCCGACGCTGACCAAGATGATCGACCGCATGGTCTCGGACACGCTGGTCTACCGCGTGCAGGATCCGAACGACCGCCGCAAGGTGCTGATGTTCATCTCCGACCGCGGCAAGGTGCTGTGCAAGAGGCTCAACTCGCTCGCGGTCGACCAGGAGGAGCACATCCTGGAAAGCTACGGCGACAAGCCGACCAGCGAGCTCAAGCGGCTCCTGGAGAGCTTAATCGATAGTTCGAATTGA